The genomic region ttttgctttcttctaACTCGCTTGCCCCTGCACGCTCTTCCTCTATTGGTTTTTGTGGGGATGGGCCAAACGATCTGCACGATTGATCTGGATCTCCAAATGCGCTCGTTTTATCtggctttttttattttaatttctctccatattatttttgattttaataCCGCTACCTTTCGTCTATGCTGCTATGCCCTCCTCCTTACCTCCCCCACCCCTTCAATAGGTAGTAGCCTGCTTGTTGCTTCCCCCGATGTGGCCGAGTTTGAACGACTCAGGAGCCGTCTGAACGAGAGCCAGACGCAGACGCGCTACCTGCAGTCCATGGTCAACATCCGAGATCAGGAACTGGATCGGGCCAGAAAGGTAAGGATTTTTGAaatagactttttttttttttcattcgttgtcagtgaagaaacaaaaacatcgaTCGTCACGATAAAAAATgtagaccaaaaaaaaaacaaacaggggGCGTCTGAACATTATCAGAAAATCCATCACAACCCAAAAAGCATTAGTGCCTATTGTTATCTAGCCTGTGTGTTTTTAATTCCATTCAactttttaaatgaatgtaCCATTGtcaattttttgctttgcaaaagaaaaaaaaaagcttgatcaaacagaagaaaaatggagaaactAATGACACTTTTTGGCATGCGATGTGATGTTGCGATGTTCAGTTTAGCCGCTTTTctccagttttttatttttacttccGCCAAGGAATCAACGAATTTGATGGCGTTCTTGTGCACGCAAGACTAGCGCGCATTTTGCCCACTTtttcaatcctttttttttttttcacgaattcATATACACACAGCCTCATAAAATTGTATatcatttcaaattaaaaaatccGAACATCAAACGATGGGAAGCCATTTTGTAAGTATTtaattttcctcttttctttttttttttttttaagtaaaatcACTAAATGTGAGATGAAAAAAGTGTCGGAATGCAACTTCGTTTTGAAATTCCTTAGCCGACGAGTTCTTAAAATTGCCGAGACAGATAACGGGGGGCCTATTCATCATCATAAATTCATTTCCCCACATTTCACGAATATCAGCTGACGTTTTCAAAATGAAGGATAGAACATTTACAGCTTTATTTATCCCTAGCTTCCTCCCTTTTacattcaattaaaaaaatctattcgAGGCACTTGCAAAATGGCTACCatccctatttattgatctCTTGgccagtaaaagaaaaaaacgtttgatGTATTTTGTCACACACGTGATGACGAATGCAAACAGACAAAAAAGTCTATTTTCGGTTGCGAAAACTCAAATCATGGCACTGTCACAACCAAAAACAcgtcacacacaaaaggaatCGGTGCTGTGGCAAGACAAACTGAAGAGCCTGATCCAAGACCCTGGCCGGAGAGGCGACCACGTGACAGAGACTTGGGCGGCCCTTTTGGAGACGAAAGAGAACCGGATCGCCGTGATGGAGAGGGACGTCAGTTTGCTGGAGAAGGAGCTgctccagcagcagcagctgatGCAGCAACAACGCGACCACTGGATGCGCTCGGTGGAGCAATCCAATCCGGCGACTCCGGTCCCGCGCACCGCCACTCCATCCCAACAGGCGGCGGCTGCTGCGGCCGAACTCTATCGTAACAGTCCCGTTAATAACGGCCAAACAGCCCAGCACAAAGACGCGGTaagtcttctttcttttatttttttttttttggattgccttcctttttttttctagttccGGTTAGTAGCCAATTACATCGCGAGgatatagtaaaaaaaaatatatatataataaatgATATCCAGTAAGAATGGAGGTAAGTCTTTTAACTATTCCCATGGACGTGATGATGAGGTGCCTCAAAGTGACTCTCTAAATGAACATTGAGTAGCCTCTCTTATTAGATTTGTTTTcgctttttctgttttagtttgccctctttcttttgattAAACTGTTTGTGTTGCCGCGTTACCAACTTTGATTTGCCTGTTGGAATGGAACCCCTGGTTTTcgtggggtttttttttctatacggCACACGCAGCATGGTGTTATTAAAATAAGCTTATCAGAACAAATGAATGGGTGAAGCCATCCAAGCCGATAGCTTTTTTTGGGAATGAAAGCAACACTTGAAATTTGattgccaatctttttttaacgtcGATATTTTTCACAGCACAGAATgtctttggttttcttttatatcttttctAGTTATGAAACCTTATTATATAGAAATGGGTAGGGAAGGCAAAGTCTTGACCGAGGATTTATTATTTCgtatttccttatttttaaagtttagCCTTGAAGATTGAAAACATTTCATCCTAAATTTCTGCAATTCCTTTGAATGGTTTTCTAATGAAAACACTATGCAAATAATGGGAAATGTtttccttccaaaaaaaaaaagttactatTCACGAAACTTATAACTTATCGACGAAAACAAACGCTCACTATCTATGCAACCCAACCCGTAACCCGTTCGAAAACAATGGCCGAAAAACGTCGCACGTCATTCAGATTGAAGAGCTGCGTATGGAAATTGGTAAACGGGACCAAGAACTGCTGGCAATGGGGGCCAAAATGAAGACGCTCGAAGAACAACATCAAGATTACCAGCGTCATATAGCCGTCTTGAAGGAGAGTCTTTGCGCCAAGGAGGAGCACTACAACATGCTCCAGACAGACGTACGTCcatttttctaaatgtttcaattttcacATTAAATTCAACCCATTTcatttctctgtgtgtgtttgtccAGGTGGAAGAACTGAGACAGcgacacgaagaaaaaaatcgaatcatTGAGAAAAAGACTCAAATTGCTCTGCAAGCCACGCAGGAGCGCAACAGATTCACGGCCGAAGTGAACGAAATGCGAGATCATCTAGACATCCGTGATCGCAAGATCAACGTTCTCCAACGCAAGGTAACGACATTTAACCTAttctctccccctcccccaccGTACTGTATAAACAACACATTGTAAACTGATTTGCCTTCTGTCAAACGATCTTGTCAATCCCCCATCAATTTTGAAACGTCGAGACCCCGTGTGTGTGAGGGTCGCATTTAATGAATTGTTGTACGTGCTTCTACGATCGTTTAACGAAACCTCATCAACGTGGGGTGGCCGTTTGTGTCTGTTGTTCCATTGTCTGGAATTAGATCGAGAATCTCGAGGATCTGctgaaagaaaaggacaacCAAGTGGACATGGCCCGTGCCCGCATGACGGTGAGTGTTCACGTCAGTCCATTCTCATCTGCCATCTCTCGATATTTACTTTTGGCCGCGTTCGATTGACAATTTGTTATAAGGCAATGCAGGCGCATCACTGTTCGTCGGAGGGAGCCGTTTCGTCACTGGAGGAGGCCATCGGCGACAAGGAGAAGCAGATCAGTCAATTGCGCGAGCAGAGGGACAGAGCCGAGCAAGAAAAACACGAAGAGCGCGATTTGCACGAGCGCGAAATCGCCGAGTACAAGATGAAACTGCACACGCTCGAGAGCGAAGTCGAAAAGCTGGGCGTGCGGCTGGACCGAGCCCTGGCCGAGAAGGACAAACTGGAAGCCAAATTGGAGAGCTCTCAATCGGAGCTGGGCAAATCCAAAGCGGAGCTGGACCGAGTCCAGGGAGACGCCGGCAAGAGCTCGGTCGAATGGGAGTCGGCCAAGCAGCGGATCTCGCGCTACGAGATGGAAAACGAGCGGCTCAAGTCGGAGAACGAGCGTCTACGTCACGACCTGGACCGATCCACTTCCACATTTGGCCGCACCCAGTTGAACGTCACTCAGGAGGCGGAGCGCATCCAAGAAAAGCTGGACAAGACCCAGGTATTCATTTAAGGCTTTTAATCATTCGAAAATCGAATGATTTGCAATCTCTTTAACAATATCAGGCGGAGTTGAGAAGAGCTCTGGCCGAGCTGCGGATGAACCAGTCCGAATGGGAAAGGAGCCGAGCAGAGGCGGAACAGCTGCAAGAGAAGGTTGAGAAATCACAGGGTGAAATCTATCGTCTCAAAGCCAAACTGGAGAATGCCcaatctgaaaaagaaaaccttcaGGTGAGTCTTTGCcacttcaatttatttttttttttaatgcaatcGGCTTTCATCAGATGTGTGCAATCAAAAGACATTCTACTATAAGAATAGCCTATTTCAATCAAAGCAATCCCCACTCACAAGTCAGCCATATGTagaaatggcgaaaaaaaagaggaaatgagtTCTTCGCTTTTTAGGCCACCAGCCGGAAGCATATCCGCCAACACAGCTGACAACGTAAAACTCCCCCTTTTGTTGTTATTCGCTCTGCACTTTGTAGGCGCTAGCTAGCGcttgtatgaaaaaaaaaaaatggggctagagatttaagaaaaatgattggtcgtacgagagagagagcgtAGAACGCTAATGGAAGCGAGGAAACGGAAGGCAGCGCAAAAGCGGACGCAAAATAAGGAGACATAATTCAATTCCGAGCGGGCTAGACCGATGGTTGCTTTCTGTTCGTGGCAAGTGACAATGCTAAAAGGTTAACTCTATTGTCTTTTCCAATGGCGAACCTTAAACGAGAACTCTCATTGACTGCTGCCGGTGACGTTCTGTCTCCGACAGGACCAGCAGTCAACCCCTACCCTcacaaaaattaatttgtttggcattatggaaagaaaagaagaaaaaaacagacgtGGAGacttgccttttttcttgagTTCATTATGATGGAATGATAGTCTTGGTGGATAAGAATCAAAGCAATAATACAGACTCGGAACATCTGgtataattaaatcaattacatccaaaaattgtatttttttttttttttttcgtttgtcgGCAGGAGGAGTACGAAAGATGTCAAGGCAGCGTGTCACGATTGCACGCCGAGCGTGATAAGGCCGTCTCCGATGTGGAGAAAGTTCGCGAAGAGCTGGAACGATGTCAGAGCACGTTGGGCAAATTGCAGTTGCAACAGGAGAAAACACAACAAAGTTACGACAAGGCTCAAAATGATGTCGATCGACTCCAAGAGCGTCTCGACAAGGCCTTAGCCGAATCTCGCAAAGTAAATCtccgcatttttctttcatttgttccCCCCGTTTGTTTTATATCGATTATTGGCTAACTCGAGGAAGAAGTCATCACTCAACCCTCCcatgttattatttttgcttcccccgcctttcttcttcttttttttatgttatgcCTTTATTTGATATCCACCGTTATTGATCTAGTTGCAGAGCGAGAAGGAGAAGTACGTCTACGACTTTGACAACATGCAAGCCCAGTTGGATAAATCGGCCGGCCAGTTGTCTCGCGTCCAAAAGGAGAAGGAGAACATCCAACAAGAAATGGAGCGCTTTCGGGACAAGCACGACAAAAACCAGGCAAGCTGAACATACAAGcccgtccaaaaaaaaaaaaaaaaaatccaaatcaatCACGTTGGTTTCTCACACgttctttattcattttatcttttttgtgctttgaaaaaaatataggcGTTGACGATGCGATTACAAAAGGAACGCGATGTCGTCAGTCAGGAAGCGGCATCGCTGAGAGAGAAGCTGGAACTAGTCCAATCTCAGGTCGCCAAGGCAACGCGAGATCGTGAGCTGCTTCTCAGCGAGACTGAATCCAGCCGCGAACGTTTCGACAAAGTTAATCAGAATCTCCTCAAAGTGCAGGTTCGTTAATTGATTATCGCTCCGTTTATTGATCGACGCACTTAAGAGTTGTAACTCAATTAGTACGTCTAACCTGCTCGAAAATCCATGATCTACTCTTAAGAACTTTGAGATCAAAGAGAAGCTCTATTATTTTTCGCCATCATTGATTTTAAATTCCGTCCCTCATTTTATGTGTATTCTTCCTAACTCATCGTCGTAGACGGAGAGGGATGACTTTGCTGCGGAATTGAGCCTGTTGCGCGATCGGCTGGAAAAATCGCAGGCCAACGCGAGCAAAGCGATCGAAGAACGCGAAAATACGGCCAAAGAAATGGAGCGATTGCTGGAGAAGTCGGACAGGAGCCAAGGCGAAGTGTACCGATTGCAGGGCAAACTGGACACGGCCCTGGCCGAACAGGAAAGGCTGCGCGTCGAGAGCGATAAGTGCCAGTTGTTGGCATCCCGAGCTCGCGAAGATTTCCGCAAAGCGCATGAAGAATTGCAAGACGTCAAGGAAAGCCTCGACAGGGCATTACTCCAACTCTCCAAATCGAAAGAGCACGAAGAGAAATTAAAAGAGGAGCTCGAAAAACACTCGGTCGACGTCGACATGCTCCGCGAGAGACAGGAAAAGAGCCAAAGCGAATACAGACGGGTCTACagcgagaaagagaaactCGAAAGCGAATTAGCCCGCGTCCAATTCGAACTGGAGAGGACATCTTCCCAGCATTCGAAGGCTCACGCGACGCTGGAGAAGACGCAGGAAGACTTTGCGCGCAAGCAGGTCGAGCTGGAAATGATATCCGAGAAATACGACAGGATGCAGGTGGAGCTGCGCCGCGTCCAGTCCGAATGTGATCGCTATCGGTCCGAGTGCGAAACACAAAAGGAAGAAGTCGATCGCTTCGCTGCGCGTATCGGCAAATATCAGGATCAACAAGAGCGCACCAAAGAAGAACAGGACAAGTTGGCCATCGAAGCTGAACGCTACAAGGACCGGCTGGCCCGTGCGCAATCGGAAATGGAGAAGCTCCAGTCGCACAAAGAGAGGACGGACCAGGAGAACGCCCGTCTCAAAGTCGAATTAGAACGGCAGGCTGAGAATGCCAAACAGACGGCCATGGTGTCACGCAATCAGGCCGAAAACGCGGCCGAGTTGGTCCGCGTCCAATCGGAATTGAGCCGATCGCAGAACGAGATGCAGCGGTTGCAATCGGAATTGGCCAGGGCGCAGACCGAGGTCGAACGCCATCGCGATAAATACGAAGCCGGCCAGCTAGAAATCCAGCGATTGAGATTGAACTGCGAAAAGAGCGAAACGGAACTGTCCAGGGTCACACAAGACATGGAGCGACGCATCGCCCTGATGACCAAGACCAGCAATGATCAGGACCGTTGCCAGATGGAGATGGACCGTCTCCGCATTGAGATTGAGAAGGTGAAGGATAAATACGACCGATCGCAGGCCGAAGTGGTCAGAATAACTCAGAAACTGGAACAGGAAGAAAGAGATAAAGAGAAACTCAGGATACAAGTGGCCCAGTTAGAATCGCAAAAAGAACGAGCCCTGGGCACTGGACAAAAGCAATGCGAAGAGCTAACGGAACGAAATCAGAAATTGCAATTGGAATGCGAACGACTCGGCCAAGAGAAAGAACGCGCCAATGTGCAAGTGCAGAGACTCAATCTGGAGTTGgagaaacatttaaataaGTTCCAGGAAAATAGCCAGGCTTCCAAGAAGGAACTCGATCGGTTGGTAGAAGAGCGAGAGAAGCTGGCCCGCGAAATTCAAACAACTAAGACCGAAAATGAACGGCTGCGTGAAGAATTGCACAGACTCCAACGTTCGCTCGAGTCCAGTCAAGGCGCCAAAGAAGAGACGATCAAATTGCAGAGGATGATCGATACGATGCAGAACGAGTTGGGCCGTCTCAATGCCGAACGGGAAAAATTATCGGCCAACATGTCGCAGAAGGACAAGCAATGGGAGAAAATGGAGAAGCAATTAGTGAAATTAGAAAGCGAGTTGAAGAAGGTATCAACAGAAAGAGATCAGGTGATCGCCCAGCTGGAAAAATCGCAGGAGATGCTGGTCACGTTCCAGCACGAGCTGCAGCAATCGGATCAAGGGCTGGAGCGGACCAAGCAGGAGAATGAGAGGCTTAAGAGGGAGCAGGAGCGCATTCTGCGTGATGTTGAACAAGGATCGCGAGACGTGGCACaagcgaaagaaaaggagTTCCAGCGTCTGCAGAATCAAGTCCAGCACCAGGAAAAAGAGCTGGCCAAGAGCCAGCACGAAATGGCCAAAGATCGGCAACGAGCCGACAAGGCCGAACGTGATTTGGCAAATGCTCAGCGACTCTTACAAGAACGAGCTGGACAACTGGAAGGAGCAACGTCACAGGCCGGCCAGGCAGTTGAGATGGAAAGGAAAAGAGCCGAACGGGCAGAGCAAGTCGCTAGAGAACTGCAAGAAAGTCTGGCGCAACAGAAGAAACTATCggatcaacaacaacaacatctgGCCCAGCTTCAACAGCAAAtaggccaacaacaacaacaacttgcccagcagcagcaatatTTGCAAAAAGCAGCAGGCGAACAAGGTGCTAAGAGCGAAACGATGGCCGCTGCCACGGCTGAGGTGCAAAAATTGCGCAAAGAGCTGAACGCTGTCCAGCATGAGGCCGCGAAAGCTTCAGCCGAGAAAGAGAAAGCTGCAGCACAAGTGGCCAAGACCCAGCAAGAATTGAAAAGCGCTGCAGTTGAACGAGAGCGGCTTCAATCACAGCTGGAAATGCTCGTCAATGAGTTAAGCAACCGACAGGTAGAGAGCACACAACGAATCACTCCGGACTctgttttttcatttagattttatgttttgtttattttttgcacATTCCTGTTATGTTTTGggaaattcatttgattttttttattgtgaaccaattatgttttattcgcatttctattttgttggtttttaaatttgttgttcAATGTTTCTTTTGGATTTTAGTTTGATTATGTTGATATCCACGTACGTTTGCTGTGTTAGAAAAGATATGATGAATATTGCCTTTTTAATGACGTTTGGATTTCTGTGTTTTAGTGGGAATTACAGGAAGCCACAACGACGCGCAGTGATGGTGAGGAGACGGCCAAATTAAGGCGGCAGGTCGAAGAGCAACGTAAGCAGCTGGAAGAATTGCGGAGGTCAAGTGACCAGCGAGCCAAACAGATCGAGGAACGCCAAAAGGCACTGGAGGAAGCCGAACGTCAGACtaagaagaggaaagaagCTCTCGATCAATTGGAAGAGAGGctcaaacaacagcaaaaggGTGGGCCGACAGCAGCAGCCGGAGCTGCGGGCAAACAGTTGGCCGAGAAGGATTCCGAAATCAAGCAGCTCAAAGAGGACAGCCAACGAGCGCAAAGCGAGACGGAACGGCTACTCCAGTTGATGCAAATGACGCAAGAAGAGCAGTTTGCCAAAGACAAGACCATCATGGAGTTGCAAGAGTATGTTGCATTCATAATTAATACtcattcaaaaatgtttcgttCATTATGTCCCTTTGTTTTTGGGCTTTTTGAAACAGGGCATTGAGAGTGGAACGATCGAAGCGCGCGCAAGCGAATGCGGCGGAGGAGCGAAGCGCAAATCAAGATCCGCGAGGCCAGAACCGATCACAGgttaggcctttttttttttcaatgaaactGATTTGGCTTTATACGCATTTTCAATAACTTttaactaacaaaaaaaaaaaaagacttgaatGGCTAACTAACTAACACTCTTACAGCCCGCCGCGTCCATTCCGGGCGCGCAAGCCTTAACCAACGCCGGCGGATTCTTAAAAAGCCtcttttaaaacaacaaaaaaagcgacattctttttatttcttatttgccTTGTATAATttctttgaattcatttttccccttcattccattgtttgtttttttttttttaactttttatcTGTTATGCATCTCATTATCATTATTGCCTGCGCTTTGGTTGCGTGCACGGTTTCGGTTTTGTTCCATTCAACTTGTTCAGTTTCATCATTCGCATTCTGAAATGACATCGAGCCAGACGACAGAAGAGAGTGGCCAAGAGCGAGACGATCCGCCGAATGATTCGTTACCGAAGCGTGTGGATCATCTGCCTGAAAAGAGGGATGAACTCGCAACCGTCGTTCAACAGCTGGAGCAAGTGATCCGCATCAAAGAGCAGACCATCGATCGGCTGACGAGTGAGCTGAGTGACGCCAGAGACCAATCCGCTCAGCTGGAAGGTCAAAGTGCCAAAAGCCTAGATCTGAAAGAAGACAGGATCGAAGAGCTGGAAGAAGCTCTCAGGGAAAGTGTTCGTATCACAGCAGATCGCGAGGTGGCGCTTGACGCCGAGTCCAAACACAGAACAATGCTGGATCAAAAGGTTTCAGTAGCCTCTTTGATTCACACGCTATCTTactagcatttttttttacaaattatCAGAGATAATATTTCATCTATTATGTCCAGGTTGGGCAGCTCGAGCAACGACTACAGTCTATGCATAACGCCAAAAGTTTGAAATGCCACCAATGTCGACCGAACAGACTGAAGCTTCAAGAGCTTCAATCGCGATTGAGTCGGTTACTAGCAGAGAGGAGAGGCCATCTTCACGAGCTCTTTGACATGAAGTACAACTTCATAAATTGGATGGCTAATGAAAAACGATTGATTATTCCTTAATTACTGACAGGCAAGAAGCTCTGGAAGCGGCCATCAGCGAACGAGACGCACAGCTCGGCTTGCTCGAAGTATCCGGAATCAAGACGGCCAGGGCTGCCGAACGGGCTGACGATTTGAGAGCCGATCGAAAGAGGTTGATGCAATTGATGAAACAGCAGGTACAATCAAAGATGATATATTTTAATATAACAATACTACGAAAGGTTGAATGATTGTAGAATGAGAAACGAGTGAAATTGTTACTCGAATACGAAGACGAGAGTCTCATCGCCATTGAAGGTGACGATTTCCACGCCACAGACTCGACAGAAGACAGTGATGATCacgtatgcaaatgaaatcGAGCAATATAGACCATCCCCGTCGAAGCATACCGATTCCGTACGCTGTTGAATGACAATGACAATAATTCAGTGAATACTACAGGACATATCTCTGTAAAATGGTATTACGTCGAATTCCGATTCTTATTTGATTCATTTCTGAAGAGTGCTGAtagagacaaacaaaaacaaaaacataattaCGTATGACAGTTAACTGCCAATGTTCAGCGTTCGATGGCCAATAACTTTTCACACCTATCTCTCTATGTTGAGTTGTTTCTATTTGTTAAATCTTATTGTCATTGTTCTTCATTCgtcatttttttcaacaccGTTTCACCACCGTTTCGATTGCAAAAGTCAGAgatttgtttattattattctaaaaAATGCATACGGTGTTCGAGTCGGATCCTCCAACGAGTCTGTGCCCCTCccaagaaataataatttaaataacatgCTAACAAATGATTAGACATAGCTAGTAGGCTATATTATGGAATGTGCACAATATTGGTAATAATTGTTAACCGTTTCCGAGTCTTCTTAACGGTACCCGCGCGCATTCGTCGTGTCCGTCACCTCCcatttttcccttctcttttatttgttttaatataTTCTAAAATGGCACTGGCGAGTCTCGGACCGATAGGGCAAGAAGACGAAATGAATCAACATTATTTACATTTCtgaacttgtgtgtgtgtttctatGTGTGACTGTGTGAGTGTGTATTCCGCGCGCGCGAATGTAAACATTTTTATGATTTGCCAAGCCTTTATCTGTCCTTCTCTATTTATTCTCCCAAAATATTTCGATGTATCAACGTTCAACCATCATCTGATCTGacggtgaatttttttttttttttcatttgatttttaaggTCTTATAACACTGTTGGGTTTCATCCATCTTTTCCATTATTATTCTCTCACCGCGttccaaaaaataacaaaaaattgagCGTTCTTGTGTTTTGACTTTTAGGTTCTATTTTGCTCTTCTAAACATTGGCCGCCCGTGAAAATGCGGCTAATAACACCGGTTGTTCATCATTGTTGTTACATACACTTCTCCGCTAATTGTACTTTAGTGTTGTCAAATTATTTGAAAAcagagtttaaagaaaaaaggacttGTCAcattaacaaagaaaaagcttaattaatttattataAACTAAAATGGATTAAATAAAGCATTATGTTTGACGCAGGTGACAAATGCTTCCTTCGTCCTGCCTGAGTTCCAAAGTGATTCGGTTAACAATTTAAAACTTTAGGAGGAGGTCTAAATTATTGGAGTCTAATAGACCATGCAGTTTCGACACAGAATCCGttatttttctgctttttccCTTCATAACGTAGAAGTAGAAAAACAACGTTGGTCGGTGTCTTTCCATGATGGTCCTGACGACAATAGATTGAAAACTGCAAgcagcagaaaagaaaaagaacaaatttttttaacactttCAAAATTACGCAGCacaaaatgcatcgaccgggaatcgaacccgggccgcccgcgtggcaggcgagcattctaccactgaaccatcgatgcttaTACAGAATCTTGCGTCATTTGGGAAAAATCGGGTTTCTGCTGACGGGATCAAAATCAGCGGGACAGGGTTTCGGTCTTGTGCCCAATACTGCCCCTGAAGGTTTTGCCTACCGTTCGCCGTTGGAATTGATTCCTATTATTATATCGTTTGCATGTAAGTTTAGTTTCAAAACACAAAGGACGTTATAATCTACGTAGACATTGCATTTCGTAAAAAATGGTTGCATTTCATTCACCTACTGTGACCACTTCGGCTGTGGAaactgttttctatttttgaactGACCAAAGG from Daphnia carinata strain CSIRO-1 chromosome 6, CSIRO_AGI_Dcar_HiC_V3, whole genome shotgun sequence harbors:
- the LOC130690078 gene encoding trichohyalin-like; its protein translation is MDPMDRRGTGSSPGMMSGGGSGGGGGGLVPGSNSQHHRSRSATRTSSTNANRSYHSLDRDGHDREREFMPIREPRDGRDGRGGGDMRDRSLERGMDGMGGGGRRDRSMDRNAMMDEDMLYGGGGGRDMVGPVGPGGSGLALPRSARQSPAVDMGMKGGGGNNMMGGGGGGLTNRESYLMEIQAQNADLSRELGTLKRELEMTNQKLGSSMHSIKTFWSPELKKERALRKEESAKYSLINDQLKLLNAENQKQAMLVRQLEEELRIRSMQNPSHEVRQQVEAMYAENDHLSREVAILRETVKELELRIETQKQTLQSRDESIKKLLEMLQNKGMGSSLLVASPDVAEFERLRSRLNESQTQTRYLQSMVNIRDQELDRARKESVLWQDKLKSLIQDPGRRGDHVTETWAALLETKENRIAVMERDVSLLEKELLQQQQLMQQQRDHWMRSVEQSNPATPVPRTATPSQQAAAAAAELYRNSPVNNGQTAQHKDAIEELRMEIGKRDQELLAMGAKMKTLEEQHQDYQRHIAVLKESLCAKEEHYNMLQTDVEELRQRHEEKNRIIEKKTQIALQATQERNRFTAEVNEMRDHLDIRDRKINVLQRKIENLEDLLKEKDNQVDMARARMTAMQAHHCSSEGAVSSLEEAIGDKEKQISQLREQRDRAEQEKHEERDLHEREIAEYKMKLHTLESEVEKLGVRLDRALAEKDKLEAKLESSQSELGKSKAELDRVQGDAGKSSVEWESAKQRISRYEMENERLKSENERLRHDLDRSTSTFGRTQLNVTQEAERIQEKLDKTQAELRRALAELRMNQSEWERSRAEAEQLQEKVEKSQGEIYRLKAKLENAQSEKENLQEEYERCQGSVSRLHAERDKAVSDVEKVREELERCQSTLGKLQLQQEKTQQSYDKAQNDVDRLQERLDKALAESRKLQSEKEKYVYDFDNMQAQLDKSAGQLSRVQKEKENIQQEMERFRDKHDKNQALTMRLQKERDVVSQEAASLREKLELVQSQVAKATRDRELLLSETESSRERFDKVNQNLLKVQTERDDFAAELSLLRDRLEKSQANASKAIEERENTAKEMERLLEKSDRSQGEVYRLQGKLDTALAEQERLRVESDKCQLLASRAREDFRKAHEELQDVKESLDRALLQLSKSKEHEEKLKEELEKHSVDVDMLRERQEKSQSEYRRVYSEKEKLESELARVQFELERTSSQHSKAHATLEKTQEDFARKQVELEMISEKYDRMQVELRRVQSECDRYRSECETQKEEVDRFAARIGKYQDQQERTKEEQDKLAIEAERYKDRLARAQSEMEKLQSHKERTDQENARLKVELERQAENAKQTAMVSRNQAENAAELVRVQSELSRSQNEMQRLQSELARAQTEVERHRDKYEAGQLEIQRLRLNCEKSETELSRVTQDMERRIALMTKTSNDQDRCQMEMDRLRIEIEKVKDKYDRSQAEVVRITQKLEQEERDKEKLRIQVAQLESQKERALGTGQKQCEELTERNQKLQLECERLGQEKERANVQVQRLNLELEKHLNKFQENSQASKKELDRLVEEREKLAREIQTTKTENERLREELHRLQRSLESSQGAKEETIKLQRMIDTMQNELGRLNAEREKLSANMSQKDKQWEKMEKQLVKLESELKKVSTERDQVIAQLEKSQEMLVTFQHELQQSDQGLERTKQENERLKREQERILRDVEQGSRDVAQAKEKEFQRLQNQVQHQEKELAKSQHEMAKDRQRADKAERDLANAQRLLQERAGQLEGATSQAGQAVEMERKRAERAEQVARELQESLAQQKKLSDQQQQHLAQLQQQIGQQQQQLAQQQQYLQKAAGEQGAKSETMAAATAEVQKLRKELNAVQHEAAKASAEKEKAAAQVAKTQQELKSAAVERERLQSQLEMLVNELSNRQWELQEATTTRSDGEETAKLRRQVEEQRKQLEELRRSSDQRAKQIEERQKALEEAERQTKKRKEALDQLEERLKQQQKGGPTAAAGAAGKQLAEKDSEIKQLKEDSQRAQSETERLLQLMQMTQEEQFAKDKTIMELQEALRVERSKRAQANAAEERSANQDPRGQNRSQTTEESGQERDDPPNDSLPKRVDHLPEKRDELATVVQQLEQVIRIKEQTIDRLTSELSDARDQSAQLEGQSAKSLDLKEDRIEELEEALRESVRITADREVALDAESKHRTMLDQKVGQLEQRLQSMHNAKSLKCHQCRPNRLKLQELQSRLSRLLAERRGHLHELFDMKQEALEAAISERDAQLGLLEVSGIKTARAAERADDLRADRKRLMQLMKQQNEKRVKLLLEYEDESLIAIEGDDFHATDSTEDSDDHVCK